Part of the Pseudodesulfovibrio mercurii genome is shown below.
CGGAGCAGCCGCTGGAGGTCAACGTGGCCGCCACAGTGGACGACCTGCCCGACCTGGGCGGCGAGGACGTGGGCCTGACCTTCGAGGACGACGCCTTCTTCCTGGGCGTGAACGGCGCGGAGTACCGCTACGCCGGTCCGGCCGGGGAGCTGGTGCGGGCCGTCCAGCACGCCTCGATCATCGCCACGCCGAGCGTGCAGGACCTGCTGCGCGCGGACCCGGCGTGGGGCTACATTTTGTCGAGCCAGTGGTTCGACCTCAGCCTGGCCGCCTACCTGCTCGACCCCGAGTCGCGCAACTACACCTGGGCGCGGCTGCGCCAGTCCATGTTCCAGGACGGCCGCCCGGAGTTCGCCGAGGCCGCGCGCGGGCTGCATCCCCACTCCCAGGGGCTGGCCGCCCTGGCCTACATGACCGGCATCCGGGGCCAGGTGGAGGGGGCGCACCTGAACACCCTCATGCGCGAGCTGGAAATCCCGCTCATCCCGGTGCTGGTGGCCATGGAGCGGGCGGGCATCTCCATCGACGACGCGGCCTTCCAGGCGTTCCTCAATGACGTGAATGCGCAGCTGGACGAACTGACCCGGTCCATCATCGGGTACGCGGGCGAGGAATTCAACATCCGCTCCAGCCAGCAGCTGGCCGTGGTCCTGTTCGACCAGCTCGGCATCAAGGCCGGGTCCAAGACCTCCACGGGGCTGCGCTCGACGGCCAACCAGGTGCTCGAAAAAATCCGCGACCAGCACCCCATCGTGGACGCGGTGCTCGAATTCCGCATGCTCGAAAAGCTGCGCTCCACCTACCTGGAGCCGCTGCCCAAGATGGTCGGCGAGGACGGCCGCCTGCACACCCATTTCAACCAGCTGTCCACGGCCACGGGCAGGCTGTCGAGTTCCCAGCCCAACCTCCAGAACATCCCCATCCGGGGGGTGCACGGCCCGCGTATGCGCGCCTGTTTCAACGCGGCCGAGGGCAACATGCTGGCCGCGGCGGACTATTCGCAGATCGAACTGCGCGTCCTGGCCCACTTCTCCAAGGACCCGGAGCTGATCGACGCCTTCCGGCACGACGAGGACATCCACGCGCGCACGGCGGCGCTGATCCACGACAAGGACATCTCGGCGGTCACGCCCGACGAACGGCGCGGGGCCAAGACCATCAACTTCGGCCTGATCTACGGCATGGGCGTGCAGAAGCTTGCCCGCGAGCTTCAGATCAAGCAGACCGAGGCGCAGGAATTCACGGAAAAATACTTCGCCAAGATGGCCACCCTGAAGGCGTACTACGACACGGTGGTCAAGGACGCGGAGACCCACGGCTTCGTGACCACCCTGGCCGGACGCCGCCGCCTCCTGCCCGAGCTGCATTCCCGCAACAACCAGCTCTCGGCCCAGGCCCGCCGCCAGGCGGTCAACACGGTCATCCAGGGCTCGGCCGCCGACATCATCAAGATGGCCATGGTCCAGGCCCACAAGGACAAGCGCCTCCGCGAACTGGGGGCCCAACTCATCCTCCAGGTCCACGACGAACTGATCATCGAGGCCCCCGAAGCGAACATCAAGGAAGCGGGCGGGCGCCTACTGGAAATCATGCAGACCGTCGCCAAACTGGACGTCCCGCTCAAGGTGGATATGGGGGTTGGGAAGAATTGGGCGGAAGCGCATTAGAACAATTAGGGGGCTTACTCACACTTTCCCATATAACTAGCCAAAAGGCCCTGACAGCCTATCTATGTGATATTTTTTATTCCGGTAGCCGTTATATGTATTAATGAGCTCTCACCCAAAGCATTTATTTTGTATTCAGGAAATCCTTTTAAAAACGACCGGTTACAGCTCATCGCATTAACATAGTCACGCATACTCTCAACATCTTTATGAATAGTAAATTGAACTATTCTAGATTCTCCTTCATCATCTACTATTTCTAATCCCCCATTCTTAGTTTTTTTATTTAACTTATACACTTGGCATTGTACTTCAATCTCTTCTGACCCTTTTCTTTGCTCATCATTAACTTTATACAGTTGACAATTGTTTTCATCGATAGAAAATGAACCTAAAACTCTTTGCGATTCGTCTTCAATATTCTCAAACAGAATTGAATTGGGACCATTACTTCCAA
Proteins encoded:
- the polA gene encoding DNA polymerase I; its protein translation is MSLKERLNFDKDPLYLIDGTALLYRAFYARADLSRSDGFPTNAINTVMRVLMNLLKDEDPLHVGFVMDGKGPTFRNALYDGYKANRPAMPEPLVEQVEPVRRGVGLLGIPLLVSEGVEADDCICSLADRYKAERPVIILATDKDIKQCLDDQVVMVSQMGRKETIHTLDSFREAEGMEPATWPDFQAVIGDSADNIPGIPGVGPVTARKIFAATGPTLEELRDNLASLPDKLRAKVEPELDQVFTYRQLTRMKTNCCEQALDFFRLQTPDLSALNGYFEEYELRGLQQLLPRNTAAAPKAPLAETVKQAAKATPKDGMLSLFGDTMAAPDKKEPEQPLEVNVAATVDDLPDLGGEDVGLTFEDDAFFLGVNGAEYRYAGPAGELVRAVQHASIIATPSVQDLLRADPAWGYILSSQWFDLSLAAYLLDPESRNYTWARLRQSMFQDGRPEFAEAARGLHPHSQGLAALAYMTGIRGQVEGAHLNTLMRELEIPLIPVLVAMERAGISIDDAAFQAFLNDVNAQLDELTRSIIGYAGEEFNIRSSQQLAVVLFDQLGIKAGSKTSTGLRSTANQVLEKIRDQHPIVDAVLEFRMLEKLRSTYLEPLPKMVGEDGRLHTHFNQLSTATGRLSSSQPNLQNIPIRGVHGPRMRACFNAAEGNMLAAADYSQIELRVLAHFSKDPELIDAFRHDEDIHARTAALIHDKDISAVTPDERRGAKTINFGLIYGMGVQKLARELQIKQTEAQEFTEKYFAKMATLKAYYDTVVKDAETHGFVTTLAGRRRLLPELHSRNNQLSAQARRQAVNTVIQGSAADIIKMAMVQAHKDKRLRELGAQLILQVHDELIIEAPEANIKEAGGRLLEIMQTVAKLDVPLKVDMGVGKNWAEAH